Proteins from one Ovis aries strain OAR_USU_Benz2616 breed Rambouillet chromosome 12, ARS-UI_Ramb_v3.0, whole genome shotgun sequence genomic window:
- the SDE2 gene encoding splicing regulator SDE2 has protein sequence MAETAALVWLRGPGFGCKAVWCSSAPCSVRDFICRHCKDQVVPVECFFVKCNGSLVNTSDTVQHGAVYSLEPRLRGGKGGFGSMLRALGAQIEKTTNREACRDLSGRRLRDVNHEKAMAEWVKQQAEREAEKEQKRLERLQRKLAEPRHCFSSPDYQQQCHEMAERLEDSVLKGMQAASSKMVSAEIGESRKRPNKSKTDGGASTGKRKCFWMGMEGLGTAEGSSSENSDDDSEEAPSTSGMSFHVSQNGCDGVDRAAEIPSSSQQARVLSTDCRSPEEPQSPLTDSGNSISEDLCAELGETPAQEYMGRKRAVETENTQEKKEAEGKEPLEKEAAGVGQNTEQETKEMADGERAAKGAPGEDRQNIAVAKLEARQSGNMDISQETLDLLAISSVAEMELLGLEKLKCELLARGLKCGGTLQERAARLFSVRGLAKEQIDPALFAKPSKGKKK, from the exons GTTGTTCCAGTGGAATGCTTCTTTGTGAAGTGCAATGGATCACTTGTTAACACCAGTGACACAGTGCAGCATGGAGCTGTTTATAGTTTGGAACCAAGACTTCGTGGTGGAAAAGGAG GTTTTGGCTCAATGCTCCGAGCACTTGGTGCTCAGATTGAAAAGACAACCAATCGAGAGGCTTGCCGGGATCTCAGTGGAAGGAGATTACGAGATGTCAATCATGAAAAAGC AATGGCTGAATGGGTAAAACAACAAGCCGAGCGAGAAGCTGAAAAGGAGCAAAAGCGCCTGGAACGACTGCAGCGGAAGCTTGCAGAACCCAGGCACTGCTTCTCCAGCCCCGACTACCAGCAGCAGTGCCATGAGATGGCCGAGCGCCTGGAGGATTCCGTCCTCAAAG GCATGCAGGCTGCCTCTAGCAAGATGGTATCGGCAGAAATTGGTGAGAGTCGGAAACGGCCAAACAAATCAAAAACAGACGGAGGAGCCAGTACAGGGAAAAGGAAATGCTTTTG GATGGGCATGGAAGGACTAGGGACTGCAGAGGGGTCCAGCTCTGAGAACTCTGATGACGACAGTGAAGAAGCACCGAGTACTTCTGGAATGAGCTTTCATGTTTCTCAAAATGGCTGTGATGGTGTTGACAGGGCAGCTGAAATTCCTAGTAGTTCTCAGCAGGCAAGAGTATTGAGTACAGACTGTAGATCACCAGAAGAACCACAGAGCCCTTTGACTGACTCTGGGAACAGTATTTCAGAAGACTTGTGTGCTGAGCTGGGGGAGACACCTGCCCAGGAGTACATGGGAAGGAAGAGGGCTGTAGAAACAGAGAACACCCAGGAGAAAAAGGAGGCAGAGGGTAAAGAACCCTTAGAAAAGGAAGCAGCTGGAGTTGGACAGAATACGGagcaagaaacaaaagaaatggcTGATGGGGAAAGAGCTGCCAAGGGAGCACCTGGAGAAGATAGGCAAAACATTGCCGTTGCCAAGCTGGAGGCCCGCCAGTCAGGAAACATG gataTCAGTCAGGAAACTTTAGATTTACTGGCAATCAGTTCTGTTGCAGAAATGGAGTTGCTGGGCTTGGAGAAGCTCAAGTGTGAACTCCTGGCCCGGGGACTGAAGTGTGGAGGCACTCTCCAGGAGCGGGCAGCGAGGCTCTTCTCTGTCAGAGGACTGGCAAAGGAGCAGATAGATCCAGCTTTATTTGCCAAGCCTTCAAAAGGGAAGAAGAAGTGA